A genomic region of Nymphaea colorata isolate Beijing-Zhang1983 chromosome 2, ASM883128v2, whole genome shotgun sequence contains the following coding sequences:
- the LOC116248409 gene encoding calmodulin-like produces the protein MAEWLTREQIYDFQEAFSLFDKDGDGRITIQELATVIGSLGQNPTDEELREMIGEVDVNGNGTIEFVEFLNLMARKTKETDAEEELKEAFKVFDKDQNGYISAEELRNVMINLGEKLTDEEARQMISEADTDGDGLVNYEEFVKIMMAV, from the exons ATGGCGGAGTGGTTAACCAGAGAGCAGATTTATGACTTCCAGGAGGCTTTCAGCTTATTCGACAAGGATGGCGACG GACGCATTACCATACAAGAGTTGGCAACCGTAATTGGATCGTTGGGTCAAAACCCGACGGATGAGGAATTGCGGGAAATGATCGGCGAGGTCGACGTCAACGGCAACGGCACCATTGAGTTCGTCGAGTTCTTGAACCTCATGGCGAGGAAAACCAAg GAGACTGATGCAGAGGAAGAGCTCAAAGAAGCTTTTAAAGTGTTTGACAAGGACCAGAATGGCTACATATCCGCAGAGGAG CTGAGGAACGTGATGATCAATCTCGGAGAGAAATTGACAGATGAGGAAGCAAGGCAGATGATCAGTGAGGCCGACACTGATGGGGATGGCCTTGTAAACTATGAGGAGTTTGTTAAGATAATGATGGCAGTTTAA
- the LOC116248949 gene encoding 2-methyl-6-phytyl-1,4-hydroquinone methyltransferase, chloroplastic yields MVAMASTAVGTLKIVRTRAESGTIPRNGQLLHPLKLGFCGSESCGTLLPSLGLLCTDRRSRVQGPMCSLSSSSRPASQPRFIQHKKEAFWFYRFLSIVYDHIINPGHWTEDMRDDALEPADLNDRNMVVVDVGGGTGFTTLGIVKHVDAKNVTILDQSPHQLAKAKQKEPLKECRIIEGDAEDLPFPTDYADRYVSAGSIEYWPDPQRGIKEAYRVLKLGGKACLIGPVYPTYWLSRFFADVWMLFPKEEEYIEWFEKAGFEDVQLKRIGPKWYRGVRRHGLIMGCSVTGVKKQSGDSPLQLGPKVEDVSAPVNPLVFLYRFILGALAGAYYVLVPIYMWLKDQLVPKGQPI; encoded by the exons ATGGTTGCAATGGCTAGTACTGCTGTTGGCACACTCAAAATTGTGAGAACGAGAGCTGAAAGTGGCACCATCCCAAGGAACGGCCAGTTACTTCATCCCTTGAAGTTGGGATTCTGTGGTTCTGAGTCATGCGGGACACTTCTTCCTAGCTTGGGGTTGCTGTGCACCGACAGGAGGAGCAGAGTTCAGGGGCCAATGTGCAGCTTGTCTTCCTCCTCTAGGCCTGCTTCACAGCCGAGGTTCATCCAGCACAAGAAAGAGGCTTTCTGGTTCTACAGGTTTCTGTCAATAGTGTATGATCATATCATTAATCCCGGACATTGGACTGAGGATATGAGGGATGATGCCCTTGAGCCTGCCGACCTCAACGACAGAAACATGGTGGTCGTGGATGTGGGCGGTGGCACCGGATTCACGACGTTGGGAATCGTCAAGCACGTAGATGCCAAGAATGTAACCATACTGGACCAGTCACCGCACCAGCTGGCTAAGGCCAAGCAGAAGGAGCCTTTGAAAGAGTGCAGGATTATTGAAGGGGATGCGGAGGATCTCCCCTTCCCTACTGATTATGCTGATAGATATGTGTCTGCTGGAAG catAGAGTATTGGCCAGATCCTCAGAGAGGCATCAAAGAAGCATACAGGGTCTTGAAACTTGGTGGAAAGGCTTGTCTAATTGGTCCAGTATACCCAACTTACTGGTTATCTCGTTTCTTTGCCGATGTCTGGATGCTGTTCCCAAAGGAGGAAGAGTACATAGAGTGGTTTGAAAAGGCTGGATTCGAGGATGTCCAACTCAAAAGAATTGGCCCTAAATGGTACAGAGGTGTGCGCAGACATGGTCTGATTATGGGATGTTCTGTTACAGGCGTGAAGAAGCAATCTGGCGACTCCCCATTGCAG CTTGGACCTAAGGTTGAAGATGTAAGCGCTCCTGTAAATCCACTCGTTTTCCTCTATCGTTTCATTTTGGGTGCACTAGCAGGAGCATATTACGTCCTGGTGCCCATTTACATGTGGCTTAAGGATCAGCTTGTTCCCAAGGGTCAACCCATATGA
- the LOC116247447 gene encoding proline-rich receptor-like protein kinase PERK2, whose translation MAASILSVNLPGKYICMAPSPTLRHLRPPVRDCRRSCTLKALSLSQPPEFPRVPPDSEYPPKPPLEMPNTNPVPGFEPNFPNEVPEVRPSPELEETPPNIDPPLTPPPPSPVPHVPQPPDLVPPVPGIPLVPDDVPPPAPPQSPPPPAPPEGSPTRPLMQGGCLSHRGFDSTGRGLMLERLGMVFM comes from the coding sequence atggcgGCTTCCATATTGAGCGTCAACCTTCCCGGGAAGTACATCTGCATGGCACCGTCTCCGACACTCCGCCACCTCCGTCCGCCCGTGCGCGATTGCCGGAGGAGTTGCACCCTCAAggccctctctctttctcagcCACCGGAGTTTCCTAGGGTCCCGCCTGACTCTGAGTATCCGCCCAAACCTCCGCTGGAAATGCCGAATACGAACCCTGTTCCCGGCTTCGAGCCCAACTTCCCAAATGAGGTGCCCGAGGTTCGGCCATCTCCGGAGCTCGAAGAGACCCCTCCGAACATCGACCCGCCGTTGACGCCGCCTCCGCCATCGCCAGTGCCCCACGTACCACAGCCGCCCGACCTCGTGCCTCCGGTGCCGGGCATCCCTCTCGTGCCCGACGACGTGCCGCCTCCGGCGCCACCGCAATCGCCGCCACCGCCCGCTCCGCCGGAGGGTAGCCCGACGAGGCCTTTAATGCAAGGGGGTTGTTTATCCCATCGAGGATTCGATTCGACGGGCAGGGGCTTGATGCTTGAGCGGTTAGGAATGGTTTTTATGTGA